The following coding sequences lie in one Stenotrophomonas rhizophila genomic window:
- a CDS encoding VOC family protein gives MAHRSRLAGFIIDCHNTPADEAAAFWSAALGYRAQPAYSEEGAEYADLAGAPAGLNVEVQRVDHASRVHLDIESDDIDAEAVRLEALGARRIGFVKRWWVMEAPTGHRFCIVRMRDGQEGAAVNHWD, from the coding sequence ATGGCCCACCGCAGCCGCCTGGCCGGTTTCATCATCGATTGCCACAACACCCCCGCCGACGAAGCCGCTGCCTTCTGGTCGGCAGCACTGGGGTACCGCGCGCAACCGGCCTATAGCGAAGAGGGGGCCGAGTACGCCGACCTGGCCGGGGCGCCAGCCGGGCTGAATGTGGAAGTGCAGCGGGTGGACCACGCGTCACGCGTGCACCTGGATATCGAAAGCGACGACATCGACGCCGAGGCCGTGCGCCTGGAAGCACTGGGCGCGCGCCGGATCGGATTCGTCAAACGCTGGTGGGTGATGGAAGCCCCTACCGGACACCGGTTCTGCATCGTGCGCATGCGCGATGGGCAGGAGGGTGCGGCGGTGAACCACTGGGATTGA
- a CDS encoding efflux transporter outer membrane subunit — MVIRLLTVAVTSALLAGCVSVGPNYQAPPATPVTLQGAAAPVFTSASPVASWWAQFDDPVLEQLVHDALGTNLDLRISMARVREARAVFVEQRLDQLPHVTAGGSYDRRKQPDATVGGERVFSETYQLGFDAGWELDLFGRQRRAAEAARADLGAEQDNLADAQVTVAAEVARNYFELRGSQKRIDVAKRTLVNLRDTQRLTEARWELGAGSELDVQSSRARLKAIEADIPLLEVAEVQSRHRLAVLLGQRPDALDELLQPREVPAYAKQLPLGDTTDLLRQRADVRSAERRLAAATARVGVATADLFPRISLTGFVGFLSGDASGLVNGANKAWSVTPSISWAAFDFGTVRARLRASKAQADGVAAEYEKAVLLALEDTENALTRYAKQQSRLAIVAEQAQAARRAEQLAQIRYREGSEDFLTLLDAQRTQLAADDALAAAESTVNVSVVGVYKALGGWGQQQDAAPPAVAGTLR; from the coding sequence ATGGTGATCCGCCTGTTGACCGTGGCCGTGACCAGCGCGCTGCTGGCCGGCTGCGTCAGCGTCGGCCCCAACTACCAGGCGCCACCGGCTACGCCGGTGACCCTGCAGGGCGCCGCCGCGCCGGTGTTCACCTCCGCCTCGCCGGTGGCAAGCTGGTGGGCGCAGTTCGATGACCCGGTGCTGGAACAGCTGGTGCACGACGCACTGGGCACCAACCTGGACCTGCGCATTTCGATGGCCCGCGTGCGTGAAGCGCGCGCGGTGTTCGTCGAGCAGCGGCTGGACCAGCTGCCGCACGTCACCGCCGGCGGCAGCTACGACCGCCGCAAGCAGCCCGATGCCACCGTGGGCGGCGAGCGTGTCTTCAGCGAAACCTACCAGCTCGGCTTTGACGCCGGCTGGGAGCTGGACCTGTTCGGTCGCCAGCGCCGTGCCGCCGAAGCGGCGCGTGCGGACCTGGGGGCAGAGCAGGACAACCTTGCCGATGCCCAGGTTACCGTGGCCGCCGAAGTGGCGCGCAACTACTTCGAACTGCGTGGGTCGCAGAAGCGCATCGACGTGGCCAAGCGCACCCTCGTTAACCTGCGCGATACCCAGCGCCTGACCGAGGCCCGCTGGGAGCTGGGCGCCGGCAGCGAGCTGGACGTGCAGAGCAGCCGCGCACGCCTGAAGGCGATCGAGGCCGACATCCCATTGCTGGAAGTGGCCGAAGTGCAGTCGCGGCACCGCCTGGCGGTGTTGCTGGGGCAGCGTCCGGATGCACTGGACGAGTTGCTGCAGCCGCGCGAAGTGCCGGCCTACGCCAAGCAGCTGCCGTTGGGTGACACCACCGACCTGCTGCGCCAGCGTGCCGACGTGCGCAGTGCCGAACGCCGCCTGGCCGCCGCCACTGCCCGCGTGGGCGTGGCCACGGCCGATCTGTTCCCGCGGATCAGCCTGACCGGCTTCGTCGGCTTCCTGTCCGGCGATGCCAGCGGCCTGGTCAACGGTGCCAACAAGGCGTGGTCGGTGACCCCGTCGATCAGCTGGGCCGCGTTCGATTTCGGTACCGTGCGGGCGCGCCTGCGTGCCAGCAAGGCGCAGGCCGACGGTGTGGCGGCCGAGTACGAGAAGGCGGTGCTGTTGGCGCTGGAGGACACCGAGAACGCGCTCACCCGGTATGCCAAGCAGCAGTCGCGGCTGGCCATCGTCGCCGAGCAGGCGCAGGCCGCGCGGCGTGCCGAGCAGTTGGCGCAGATCCGCTACCGCGAGGGTTCGGAAGACTTCCTGACCCTGCTGGATGCGCAACGCACCCAGCTGGCGGCGGACGACGCACTGGCGGCGGCCGAATCCACGGTCAACGTGAGCGTGGTGGGGGTGTACAAGGCCCTGGGTGGTTGGGGCCAGCAGCAGGATGCCGCACCGCCGGCCGTGGCCGGCACGCTGCGCTGA
- a CDS encoding endonuclease/exonuclease/phosphatase family protein — protein sequence MLSRFRRTALLALMALSLPAGHALADTAAPLRVMSFNVRTPVDTEPGRRWDDRRDAMVSLLREQHPAVFGTQELVQKQADYLVAHLPGYRWFGKDRRGGSGDEHMGVFYDSAQLKVVEQGDFWLSDTPDVPGSITWGNLMPRMVTWALFQRQADGKQFYLLNTHLPYRDEDEPRRVLGAKLIATRLATLPKDIPVVVTGDFNSEPGSTTYQAFTAALGDARKLATKVDGPRLTFHDFTGKPTVELDWILVRGFKVDRFQTLDNAPGGVLPSDHYPVQAELRFPAAAAR from the coding sequence ATGTTGTCTCGTTTTCGTCGTACCGCGCTGCTGGCGCTGATGGCCCTGTCACTGCCGGCCGGCCACGCACTGGCCGACACGGCTGCCCCGCTGCGGGTGATGTCATTCAATGTGCGCACCCCCGTGGATACCGAACCCGGCCGCCGCTGGGACGACCGCCGCGATGCGATGGTCAGCCTGCTGCGCGAGCAGCACCCGGCGGTGTTCGGCACGCAGGAGCTGGTGCAGAAGCAGGCCGATTACCTGGTGGCCCACCTGCCCGGGTACCGCTGGTTCGGCAAGGACCGGCGCGGCGGCAGCGGCGACGAACATATGGGCGTGTTCTACGACAGCGCGCAGCTGAAGGTGGTGGAACAGGGCGATTTCTGGTTGTCCGACACGCCCGACGTGCCGGGCAGCATCACCTGGGGCAATCTCATGCCGCGCATGGTCACCTGGGCCTTGTTCCAGCGCCAGGCCGACGGCAAGCAGTTCTACCTGCTCAACACCCACCTTCCCTACCGCGACGAGGACGAGCCGCGCCGCGTGCTGGGCGCCAAGCTGATCGCCACGCGCCTGGCCACGCTGCCCAAGGACATCCCGGTGGTGGTCACCGGCGACTTCAACAGCGAACCGGGCAGCACCACCTACCAGGCGTTCACCGCGGCACTGGGCGATGCCCGCAAGCTGGCCACCAAGGTCGATGGCCCGCGGCTGACCTTCCACGACTTCACCGGCAAGCCGACCGTGGAACTGGACTGGATCCTGGTGCGCGGCTTCAAGGTCGACCGTTTCCAGACGCTCGACAATGCGCCGGGCGGCGTGCTGCCGTCGGATCATTATCCGGTGCAGGCCGAGCTGCGCTTCCCGGCGGCAGCAGCCCGCTGA
- a CDS encoding efflux RND transporter permease subunit: protein MDFSRFFIDRPIFAAVLSIVIFAAGLISIPMLPIGEYPEVVPPSVVVRTVYPGANPKVIAETVATPLEEAINGVEGMIYLKSVAGSDGVLQMTITFRPGTDPDEAAVKVQNRVAQAQARLPEDVRRQGVTTQKQSPTFLMVVHLTSPNGKYDTLYLRNYARLHVKDALARIQGVGDAQIFGGGDYAMRAWLDPDKVAARGLTASDVVGAMREQNVQVSAGQLGAEPMPNSQFLTLINAQGRLRSEKEFGDIVLKSGTDGEVVRLSDVARVELGAGDYTLRSQLDGKNAVGIGIFQAPGANALEIRDAVMASMDEMQKTMPADVKYEAVYDTTIFVRDSIKAVVSTLLEAIALVVLVVILFLQTWRASIIPLIAVPVSIVGTFGALYLLGFSINTLSLFGLVLAIGIVVDDAIVVVENVERNIEEGLTPLAAAHQAMREVSGPIIAIALVLCAVFVPMAFLSGVTGQFYKQFAVTIAISTVISAINSLTLSPALAARLLKPHGAPKDAPTRIIDRLFGWVFRPFNRFFKSSSEKYERGVSKILGRRGAVFVVYAVLLVGTGFIFKLVPPGFIPTQDKLYLIAGVKLPEGSSIARTDEMLRKVAKIAQETDGVAHTISFPGLNALQFTNTPNTGVAFIPLKPFNERHGRTAAQINAEINQKIAGLQEGFAFAMMPPPILGLGNGNGYQMFIQDRGNLGYGALQNAVQSMQGAVAQTPGMAFPITSYQANVPQLDAEVDRVKAKAQGVQLTELFDTLQTYLGSSYVNDFNQFGRTWQVIAQADGQFRDSVEDIGKLRTRNDRGEMVPIGSMVTVKETFGPDPVLRFNGYPAADLAGEADPRMLSSAEAMTNLTAIAAKVLPVGMATEWTDLSYQQATQGKAAFIVFPVAILLAFLVLAALYESWSLPLAVILIVPMTLLSALFGVWMTGGDNNVFVQVGLVVLMGLACKNAILIVEFARELEMGGKGIVEAALEACRLRLRPIVMTSIAFIAGTIPLVLSHGAGAEVRSVTGITVFAGMLGVTLFGLFLTPVFYVALRKFVSRNGGGQLVTHGEPTIHH, encoded by the coding sequence ATGGACTTTTCCCGTTTCTTCATCGACAGGCCGATTTTCGCGGCGGTGTTGTCGATTGTGATCTTCGCCGCCGGCCTGATCTCCATTCCGATGCTGCCCATCGGCGAGTACCCGGAAGTGGTGCCGCCGTCGGTAGTGGTGCGTACCGTGTACCCCGGCGCCAACCCCAAGGTGATCGCCGAAACCGTGGCCACCCCGCTGGAAGAGGCCATCAACGGCGTCGAAGGCATGATCTACCTCAAGTCGGTGGCCGGCTCTGACGGCGTGCTGCAGATGACCATCACCTTCCGCCCGGGCACCGACCCGGACGAAGCGGCGGTGAAGGTGCAGAACCGCGTTGCCCAGGCCCAGGCGCGCCTGCCCGAGGATGTCCGCCGCCAAGGCGTGACTACCCAGAAGCAGTCGCCCACCTTCCTGATGGTGGTGCACCTGACGTCCCCCAACGGCAAGTACGACACCCTGTACCTGCGCAACTATGCCCGCCTGCACGTCAAGGACGCCCTGGCGCGTATCCAGGGCGTGGGCGACGCGCAGATCTTCGGCGGTGGCGACTACGCCATGCGCGCCTGGCTGGACCCGGACAAGGTGGCCGCGCGCGGCCTGACCGCCAGTGATGTGGTCGGTGCCATGCGCGAGCAGAACGTGCAGGTCTCGGCCGGCCAGCTCGGCGCCGAGCCGATGCCCAACAGCCAGTTCCTGACCCTGATCAATGCCCAGGGCCGCCTGCGCAGCGAAAAAGAGTTCGGCGACATCGTGCTCAAGAGCGGTACCGACGGTGAAGTGGTGCGGCTGTCGGACGTGGCCCGGGTGGAACTGGGCGCCGGCGACTACACCCTGCGCTCGCAGCTGGACGGCAAGAACGCGGTCGGCATCGGTATCTTCCAAGCCCCCGGCGCCAACGCGCTGGAGATCCGCGATGCGGTGATGGCCAGCATGGACGAGATGCAGAAGACCATGCCCGCCGATGTGAAGTACGAAGCGGTGTATGACACCACCATCTTCGTGCGTGACTCGATCAAGGCCGTGGTGTCCACCCTGCTGGAAGCCATCGCCTTGGTGGTGCTGGTGGTGATCCTGTTCCTGCAGACCTGGCGCGCCTCGATCATTCCGTTGATCGCCGTGCCGGTGTCCATCGTGGGTACGTTCGGTGCGCTGTACCTGCTGGGCTTCTCGATCAATACGCTGAGCCTGTTTGGCCTGGTGCTGGCCATCGGCATCGTGGTCGACGATGCGATCGTGGTGGTGGAGAACGTTGAACGCAACATCGAAGAAGGCCTGACCCCGCTGGCGGCTGCGCATCAGGCGATGCGTGAAGTGTCCGGCCCGATCATCGCCATCGCGCTGGTGCTGTGTGCCGTGTTCGTGCCGATGGCGTTCCTGTCGGGCGTCACCGGCCAGTTCTACAAGCAGTTCGCGGTCACCATCGCCATCTCCACGGTGATCTCGGCGATCAACTCGCTGACCCTGTCGCCGGCCCTGGCCGCCCGCCTGCTCAAGCCGCATGGCGCGCCGAAGGATGCCCCGACCCGCATCATCGACCGTCTGTTCGGCTGGGTGTTCCGTCCGTTCAACCGCTTCTTCAAGTCCAGCTCGGAGAAGTACGAGCGCGGCGTGTCGAAGATCCTCGGTCGCCGCGGTGCGGTGTTCGTGGTGTATGCGGTGCTGCTGGTGGGGACCGGTTTCATCTTCAAGCTGGTGCCGCCGGGCTTCATCCCGACCCAGGACAAGCTGTACCTGATCGCCGGTGTGAAGCTGCCGGAAGGCTCGTCGATCGCGCGTACCGATGAAATGCTGCGCAAGGTGGCCAAGATCGCCCAGGAAACCGATGGCGTGGCCCACACGATCTCGTTCCCCGGCCTCAACGCGCTGCAGTTCACCAACACGCCCAATACCGGCGTGGCGTTCATTCCGCTCAAGCCGTTCAACGAGCGCCATGGCCGCACCGCCGCGCAGATCAACGCCGAGATCAACCAGAAGATCGCCGGGCTGCAGGAAGGCTTTGCCTTCGCGATGATGCCGCCGCCGATCCTCGGCCTGGGTAACGGCAACGGCTACCAGATGTTCATCCAGGACCGTGGCAACCTGGGCTACGGCGCGTTGCAGAACGCGGTGCAGTCGATGCAGGGTGCGGTCGCGCAGACGCCGGGCATGGCGTTCCCGATCACCAGCTACCAGGCCAACGTGCCGCAGCTGGATGCCGAAGTGGACCGCGTCAAGGCCAAGGCACAGGGCGTGCAGCTCACCGAGCTGTTCGACACCCTGCAGACCTACCTGGGCTCGTCGTACGTCAACGACTTCAACCAGTTCGGTCGTACCTGGCAGGTCATCGCCCAGGCTGACGGCCAGTTCCGTGACAGCGTCGAGGACATCGGCAAGCTGCGTACCCGCAACGACCGTGGTGAAATGGTGCCGATTGGCTCGATGGTCACCGTCAAGGAAACCTTCGGCCCGGACCCGGTGCTGCGCTTCAACGGCTACCCGGCCGCCGACCTGGCCGGTGAGGCCGATCCGCGCATGCTGTCGTCGGCGGAAGCGATGACCAACCTCACCGCCATCGCCGCCAAGGTGCTGCCGGTGGGCATGGCCACCGAATGGACCGACCTGAGCTACCAGCAGGCCACCCAGGGCAAGGCTGCCTTCATCGTGTTCCCGGTCGCCATCCTGCTGGCGTTCCTGGTGCTGGCTGCGCTGTATGAAAGCTGGTCGCTGCCGCTGGCGGTGATCCTGATCGTCCCGATGACCCTGCTGTCGGCGTTGTTCGGCGTGTGGATGACCGGTGGCGACAACAACGTGTTCGTGCAGGTTGGCCTGGTGGTGCTGATGGGCCTGGCATGCAAGAACGCGATCCTGATCGTCGAGTTCGCCCGGGAGCTGGAGATGGGTGGCAAGGGCATCGTGGAGGCCGCGCTGGAAGCCTGCCGCCTGCGTCTGCGCCCGATCGTGATGACCTCCATCGCCTTCATCGCCGGCACCATCCCGCTGGTGCTCTCGCACGGCGCTGGCGCCGAGGTGCGCTCTGTCACCGGCATCACGGTGTTCGCCGGCATGCTGGGCGTGACCCTGTTCGGCCTGTTCCTGACCCCGGTGTTCTACGTGGCCCTGCGCAAGTTCGTCAGCCGTAACGGCGGCGGGCAGCTGGTGACCCACGGCGAACCCACCATCCACCATTGA
- a CDS encoding SDR family oxidoreductase produces MNTATQTIALVTGATRGIGLETVRQLAQAGVHTLLAGRKRDVAVAEALKLQAEGLPVEAIQLDVGDAASIAAAVQTVTERHGRLDILVNNAGILLDDIKLAPSAQTLQTWRETFDTNVFAVIAVTQAFLPLITASPAGRIVNVSSILGSLTLHSQPGSPIYGFAVPAYNASKSAVNAWTVQLAYELRDGTTKVNTVHPGYVKTDMNGGEGEIEISEGARSSVGMALIGADGPNGSFTYLGEVLPW; encoded by the coding sequence ATGAATACCGCTACCCAAACGATCGCTCTGGTCACCGGTGCCACCCGCGGCATCGGCTTGGAAACCGTCCGCCAGCTGGCCCAGGCCGGCGTGCACACGCTGCTGGCCGGGCGCAAGCGCGACGTCGCCGTGGCCGAGGCGCTGAAGCTGCAGGCCGAAGGCCTGCCGGTGGAGGCGATCCAGCTGGACGTGGGTGATGCTGCCAGCATCGCCGCCGCCGTGCAGACCGTGACCGAACGTCACGGCCGCCTGGACATCCTGGTCAACAACGCCGGCATCCTGCTCGATGACATCAAGCTGGCACCGTCGGCGCAGACCCTGCAGACCTGGCGCGAGACCTTCGACACCAACGTGTTCGCGGTCATCGCCGTTACCCAGGCGTTCCTGCCGCTGATCACCGCCTCGCCGGCGGGCCGCATCGTCAACGTGTCCAGCATCCTGGGCTCGCTGACCCTGCACAGCCAGCCGGGTTCGCCGATCTATGGCTTTGCGGTGCCGGCCTACAACGCCTCCAAGAGCGCGGTGAATGCCTGGACCGTGCAGCTGGCCTATGAGCTGCGCGACGGCACCACCAAGGTCAACACCGTGCATCCCGGCTACGTCAAAACCGACATGAACGGTGGCGAAGGCGAGATCGAAATCAGCGAAGGCGCACGCTCCAGCGTGGGCATGGCGCTGATCGGTGCCGACGGCCCGAACGGCAGCTTCACCTACCTCGGCGAGGTGCTGCCATGGTGA
- a CDS encoding DUF1203 domain-containing protein, whose amino-acid sequence MSKDGEQLPPHRITMGAHQETPMHRWHLSGLDHRQFEYLVEMDDSDLAARGIVRCVATQDHGFPCRISLVDARVGEELLLLPYTHLASSSPYRASGPVFIRCHAVRCVLPPGVVPPYVHRRQMSVRAYDAGAFMLSGQVCEGAEVAATLDQLFDDPHVHQVHLHNAGRGCYSCRAERCTTDVQPDATPPSVEINP is encoded by the coding sequence GTGTCCAAAGATGGCGAGCAACTTCCCCCACATCGCATCACGATGGGCGCACACCAGGAGACGCCCATGCACCGTTGGCATCTGAGCGGCCTTGACCACCGCCAATTCGAATACCTCGTTGAGATGGATGACAGCGACCTCGCAGCGCGCGGTATCGTGCGCTGCGTAGCCACGCAGGATCACGGATTCCCGTGCCGCATCAGCCTGGTCGATGCACGCGTCGGCGAAGAACTGTTGCTGCTTCCCTACACGCACCTGGCATCCAGCTCGCCCTACCGCGCATCCGGGCCGGTGTTCATCCGGTGCCATGCAGTACGCTGCGTGTTGCCACCCGGCGTGGTGCCGCCCTACGTGCATCGCAGGCAGATGTCGGTACGCGCCTACGACGCCGGGGCGTTCATGCTGAGCGGGCAGGTCTGCGAAGGCGCTGAAGTGGCCGCCACGCTGGACCAGTTGTTCGATGATCCCCACGTGCACCAGGTCCATCTGCACAACGCCGGGCGCGGCTGCTATTCCTGCCGTGCCGAACGCTGCACGACCGACGTTCAGCCCGACGCGACGCCGCCGTCGGTCGAGATCAATCCATAG
- a CDS encoding GNAT family N-acetyltransferase — protein MRTSIPPSGHPEVSLRHLVRDDAAEWYACLMQPGVLEHTSWQLSSVDDLAPLFDALETPRAPTQIRMAVVDRAGALVGSIGFHSIQWPHGTAEIAYELCPAYWGRGIASALCQSVSRWALAAFGWHRIQACVLDTNVASAAVLRRCGFQHEGRLRHFRQVRGVARDFDVYGLISTDGGVASG, from the coding sequence ATGCGCACCAGCATTCCACCTTCCGGGCACCCCGAGGTCAGCCTGCGTCACTTGGTGCGGGACGACGCCGCCGAGTGGTATGCCTGCCTGATGCAACCGGGCGTACTGGAACACACTAGCTGGCAGCTCTCCTCCGTGGACGATCTGGCGCCGCTATTCGACGCGCTGGAAACACCCCGCGCGCCTACCCAGATCCGCATGGCCGTCGTGGATCGCGCCGGTGCCTTGGTGGGCAGCATCGGCTTCCACAGCATCCAGTGGCCGCATGGCACCGCAGAAATCGCCTATGAACTCTGCCCGGCGTACTGGGGGCGCGGGATCGCCAGCGCGCTGTGCCAGTCTGTCAGCCGATGGGCGTTGGCGGCCTTCGGCTGGCATCGCATCCAGGCGTGCGTGCTGGACACCAACGTGGCCTCCGCCGCCGTGCTGCGCCGCTGTGGTTTCCAGCACGAAGGCCGACTACGCCACTTCCGGCAGGTGCGGGGTGTGGCGCGTGACTTTGATGTCTATGGATTGATCTCGACCGACGGCGGCGTCGCGTCGGGCTGA